The Wolbachia endosymbiont (group B) of Gerris lacustris genomic interval TCTTGCAATTTTATCATGAAGAAACTGTTTGCGTTTGTCAAAGATTGCAAACCACCCAGAAATGCGTCTAGTTAAGAGAGAAATCATAGTAAGAATAACTTCTCTAGAAACACATCTAATTATTGCTTGCATGAGGGTGACGGTTTTTAAATGTGTTCGCATGTTTCATATGAATACCACATAGCAATTGTCCTGGAGTACCACTGAATCTTGTTATCAATAGTGCTTCTAGTACTAAAGTGGATATTACCGTAAAGGACACGCATAATAGTTTGTATATGTTAGGGTCAAAAGCCTCTTCTTTGTTAGCACTATAATGTTGTATTATAAAAAGAAAAGTGATTAGACACATTACTGCTGTCATGATAAAGCGGTCAATTACATCTGCTAAAGAGCGTTTTGTAATCCCTGCATAACTCACTTCAGTATCCATACACCCTCCTATTTTCATAATGTCATCATATAATATAAAAATACGTTATTAAATAACCGTAAATATACTAACTTGGGTAATATTAGCTACTTGTGCCACTCTATTATTTAAATTAATATTAAATCATTTATCACTAGGAAAGTTATGTCAACACCAATCACAGTTGCGTATGGCGATGGTATCGGGCCAGAAATTATGGAAGCGGTGCTGTCGATATTGCGCGAAGCAGAAGCGAAGATCTCAATAGATATTATTGAAATAGGTGAGCGTGTTTATAGTAAGGAATGGTCTCACGGAATCTCTCCAAGTGGTTGGGAGTCAATTGAAAGGACAAAGATATTACTCAAATCTCCGACAACAACTCCTCAAGGTAAAGGGCACAAAAGCTTAAACGTTGCACTGAGGAAGAATTTAGGGTTATATGCAAATATCAGGCCGTGTATTTCGTATCATCCTGTTATAGAAAATAAATTTGATAAGTTTGATATCGTGGTAATACGCGAAAATGAAGAGGACGTTTACACGGGAATAGAGCACAGGCTCACTGGTGATTCTTACCAATGCACTAAAATTATTACTAAGTCAGGTTCAGAGAAAATATGCAGGTATGCTTTTGAATACGCGAAAAAACACAACAGAAAAAAAGTAACTTGCCTAACTAAAGACAACATAATGAAGATGACTGATGGCACCTTTCATGCGGCGTTTGATCGCATTGCAGCAGAATACCCAGATGTAAAAGCAGAACATTATATAGTTGATATTGGAATGGCACGTGTTGCCACAGAGCCTGAGAATTTCGATGTTATAGTAACCGAGAATTTGTATGGTGATATATTATCAGACATAGTGGCACAAGCCTCTGGATCTGTAGGACTCGCTGGAAGTAGCAATATAGGTAATGGATATGCAATGTTCGAAGCAGTGCATGGTTCTGCTCCTGATATTGCAGGAAAAAATATAGCTAATCCTTCAGGACTTTTAAATGCTGCAGTGCATATGCTAATTTACATAGGTCAAGCTGCTACTGCAAAACTAATTTATGATGCGTGGCTGAAGACTTTGGAGGATGGAATACATACTGCTGATTTATATAAAGAGAAAAGGAGTAAACAAAAAGTTGGTACCAAAGAATTTGAAGAAGCCGTTATAGATAATCTAGAAAAGAAACCTGGAATATTACCTGAGCTTGTAATTGGTAGCGGTGCAGATAGTAAAGTGAACAAAACACAGAATGAATATGAACAGGATTACAAAGTTAGAAAATTGGTTGGTAGCGACATAACGCTTGCTTGGAACAAATCTAGCAACTTTGATCAAATAGTTAGGTTATTTGAATCGAGTAATTTGCAAATGATAGCAATATACTCAAAAGGTCTTGCAATTTGGCCAGGAAGTTCAGAATCTTCAAGTGATCAAATAACCTGCAGGTTTATCGCAAATAATGGAAAACAAGCTATTACAAATAGTGATGTAAATAACCTACTAATAAAACTTGAAGAAAATAGCTTTGATGTAGTGAGAATGGATAAGTTGTATTTATATGATGGGAAAGAAGGGTTTTTCTCTTAATGATCATTGAATATTTTTATGCTTGTGTAAAATACAAAATGTGGTATGCTAACAGCATGGTATATTTATGTGAGGCACAGTAATGAATCAACATTTTAAGTTAACTAGTCAGGAGTTTTATGATAACGCTGACCTGCTTAAAGTATTAGAAATAAAAGCTGAGCAAGTTGTAGACAAGAATTATGAAGAGCTTAGCGCAACTTTGAAGAAGCAGCATAAGAAGTTAATTCTTGTAAATCATCCTGACAAAGGTGGAGACAAAGATAGATTTGATCGAATTTATAAAGCTTATCAAGAGCTAAAAAAATATATTGAGCCTTTAGAATTAGGAAATCCTTGTGTTAAAGTCAGTGTTGGCGCTGAAAGTGATGGACGTTTAACGGCAAGAGAGTTTCACTATAGGAAAAAGCTGTTCGATACACTAGGGATTGGTGAAGAAGCTATAGGTGGGGATTACGAAAAATTGAATTCTATAATTAGAAAAAAGCTTTATGGGGATTGTGCTAGAGATGATGTTGAGCAATTACGCTCTTATATTTCTCCTCTACAGAACAAAAAGGATCTAGTAGATGAGGATAAAAAACAGTTAGCATTGAAATTTATAGAGCGCAAAAATGCTCTATTGCTCGTACAAGTAATAAGTATTCTGCCTTTAACTATATTAACTACAATTACTATAGGTTGCTATTTTTCATGGTATATAATAGCATTTAATATCATTGATAATAAAGTCATTGGTTCATTAGCGAATCATTATAAGAAGAAGTATGAAAATTCAGAAATTTCTACTGATGAATTCATAAGTAAAATGAGCTATATCATGCTAGGCAGTAAGCTTCTTATCAACTATCCTTTAGCTGCTTTTTCTGTTTATCTACTTACAACAAATTTCATTGCTAATGGATTAACTGTTGGTGGAGCTATACTTGGTCCGCTATTGTTATTGGCAGTATTAATTGAAGCATTAGCTCCTATTTTCTCAAAAGGCTCTGAAATATATGCTGACAAGCATACAAAAGATTTACTAGAAGAGGATTCAAGAGATAGAGTACAAAAAGAAACTGATCTGTTAGGACGGTATGATCCACGAAAACTGTTAATGCCAATTATCATGCCTCTTGTTAGAAAGTGTTTTGCAGAAGTGGCAAGCGAGTTTGCTGAGAGGAATTTTAACACTAATATGTCTGATGTCAAGGCAGAGCAGCAATTTGAACCTCAAGGAGTTGGATTTACACAACAAACAGTGTAGTATAAGCTTTTAGCTCTATGCATGGACTCAAAAAAAGTAGAATTGATATTTGAGAAGTTTCAACAATCAAATCCTACACCAAAAATAGAGCTAAATTATACCAATCATTTTACGCTTCTGGTTGCAATAGTTTTGTCAGCACGGACAACCGATGTCAGCGTTAATAAAATTACAAAAAAGCTATCTAGTATCGCTGATACGCCAGAAAAAATGCTGAATCTTGGGCAAAGTGAGCTAAGAAAATGTATAAGCAGTATTGGTTTATATAATTCCAAAGCAAAAAACATAATCGGGCTCAGCAAAATATTGATTGAGAAGCACAATAGCAAAGTGCCTACTGATTTCGATGATTTGGTATCTTTACCAGGGGTTGGGAGAAAGAGCGCTAATGTGTTCTTAAATTCAGGGCTTGCTATTCCAACATTGGCAGTTGATACTCATGTTTTTAGAGTAAGCAATAGAGCTGGGCTTGTGAAAGAAAAAGATGTATTTAAAACAGAACAATCTCTTTTGAATGTTGTTCCAAAAAAATACCTACTTTATGCTCATCATTGGCTAGTTTTACACGGTAGATACATTTGCAAGGCACAAAAACCTTTGTGTGAAGCGTGCACAATTCATGATTTATGTGAGTTTGAATGCAAGAGGTATAAAGTCTAGCACACTACTCCGATATTCCTTACTTTTATCATCCAAGTAGCTGATCTCTATGATGGTGTCATCCGAGTAGCTGACACTGGAATCCAGAACAGGTAATAAGAAGTGCTGGAATGATATGGTGGAATGTCCTCTCCTTCTTGTTATTCAAGTAGCTGATACTGGATCCATTGTTCTTTATTTCTTGATTCCAGCGTCACGCGCTGGAATGACATAATGGAATGTCATACAAGTTGCCTCTTTGTTTCATTTAATACCAATTCCCGCTATACAAGCAACGAATAGACAATAATGGAAAAAAAGCCATACTGGAGTAAGTAAAATAGCGAGGTTTAGATGGCATTAAGATCAAAATTATTGGATGAAAAAGTGGTGGAATCAGCAAAAGAGATGCTGAAGAAAGTAAGAAATAATGCGTATGTTGCAAAAAAACTAAATGCTGTAATTGCAGCAAAAAAGCACAGTATAACAGCTGTAGCAAAAATATGTTGCATTTCGAGAAAGGCAATTACTACATGGATAAAGCACATAAAATTTGGAAGAGAAGAAAAATTATTTTCTCCACCTCAACGCCGTAGAAAAACTATATTGAACCAAAGTCAACTTGAACAAATTGAGGTGTGGATAGAGGAAAACCCCAATATTACTATTAGAGAAATGAGAATAAGAATCCAAGAAAGATTTGGTTTGAATATCAGCAAATCCACAATACATCGTAATATGCAAAGAATGAAATTCTCATATATCACACCAAGACCAGTTCATAGTGGACAGGATAAAAATAAGCAAGAGGAGTTTAAAAAAAAACCTCAATGAAACTATTGTCATGCATTCTGAAAAAGAGCTATTTTTCTTCGATGAATCACGGTTTGGTACACATTCAAAAGTTGGACATGGGTGGTTTAAAAAAGGCAGTAGGACACAGGTTAAGGTAAAATTAGGTAGGGAAAATTTTTATCTCTATAGTGCAGTTAATCCCAGAAATGGAGAGAATTTTAGCTTATTTGCACCAAACGTCAACACTGCTTGTATAAATATATTCCTTGAACAGATGTCGCAATATTTAGGAATACGAAAGGCTTTTCTCGTGATGGATTGCGCTAGTTGGCATAAGTCAAAAAGTTTAAAGATACCTAAAAATATCGAAATTATATACCTACCACCATACTCACCTGACCTCAATCCTGTTGAGAGGTTTTGGTTATATATAAAACAGAACATTTTGCGCAATAAAATCTACGATACAATTGTTCTGCTTGAGAGCGCTTTGTGTAATTTTATTACCTCTCTTTCCCCTTCCACGGTTAAACAACTCTGCAATGCTTCTTATTTGGTTCATTAATAATGAGAGTTGGTATAAGTAGCTGATTTTTATGATGATGTCATCCGAGTAGTCCTCTTCCAGTCATTCCAGTGCTATTCCTTTCTTGTCATCCCAACGCTATTCCTTGGTGTAACTTTCCCCACCAAAATATAACCTGGACCAACTCTTCTTGTCATCCCAGTGCGTGACACTGGGATCCAGCCTTTCTTATTGGATCCCCCAGACTGAGATGTTTATGCAAGAAATCCGCTGTAATCCAGTTTTACCTTATGATGATGTCATTCCGGTTTCCAGACATTGGTTCTTTATTTCTAGATTCCAGTGTCAGCTACTTGAATGACATTTTCAATGTTCGTACAGCTGTGCGTCACGCGCTGCTCTTTTAGTTATAAATATTAAGAAATTTACTAAATAAAAAAAGACAAAAGAACCCCCGTATAGCGAGTTTTAATAATTTAAATTGATAATGTACTAACAAGCGCGATTTGACTAAATGTAGAAAAAATAAAAAAAGACATGCAGCCGCTATAATTTTATGTAATTTGCCAATAAATACATGAGTTTTTTTACTGAATTTTGTCGTTGAGCCCAAAAACAAGGATAAATACTCTTATTATCATAATAAGGGAGTTGGCAAAATGTGTCAAGGGTTCTCTATTGACTGAAACTGTTACAACAGTTACGTGTTACCAAAAACCATTTAAGAAATCTGTTGTAATTTGTACGATATTTTTATAAAATAGTCCGCATAAATTATCTAGCAGTGCAACTAAACAAATACAAAAATCAAAGTGTTGCGGTTTTCGGTCTTGGTAAAACTGGTTTGTCTGTCATTAATGCTCTAACAAAGAGCAGTGCAAAAATATACGCATGGGATGATAATGAAGAGCAAATAGCAAATGCAAAAATAATATATAAAGAGTGTAATTTCATTCATCCCAATGAGCATAATTGGCATGAGATAAGCACACTAATTTTGAGCCCTGGGGTGCCAATAACAACGCATTGGATAGTAAAACTTGCAAGAAGCTTTGACTGCAAAATAAAATCAGACATTGAGCTATTTCTTGAAACTAAAACTACAAGCCAGAAGGTTGTCGGCATCACCGGAACAAATGGCAAATCAACCACCACGTCACTAATAGGGCACATATTAAAATCCACAGGCAAAAAAGTAGCTATTGGAGGGAATTTAGGTGTGCCTATTTTGGATTTAGAGAGAAACGCAGAAATTTATGTAATTGAATTTTCCTCTTTTCAATTGGAGCTAATAAATAAAATTAATGTAGACATTTCTGTATTGCTCAACATCACACCAGACCACATAGATAGACATGAAAGTATGAATAACTACATAGCAACTAAATTAAAACTGATAAACAGTAGCAAGATTGCCGTGATAGGATGTGATAACAAAATTACCGCTGATGTATTCAATAAATTCACTGGAAACAAAATTCCAATTTCAGTAACATATTCCCTGGTGCCATTCCAGCGCGTGACCAGAAAAGAAAAACCATTGCCAACTACTCAGATGGCAGAGGGTAGTGCAAGAGATCTAATATCATTGGCAGATAACAATTTGCTTGATTATAGTGAACAGATTACTGGTATAGATCAAAATTATCTGGATCCCAGTGTCAGCTACTTGGATGACAAAAGGGGCGCCGAGATCCAGGAGATCTCGCTAAAACTAGAGAATCACAACTTATCAATGAGTGATATGAAAGTAAACCTAGTATCCAATGTAGAAAATATAGTAGCTGCACACGCTGTGTGCAAGTTACTTGGAGTAGATAGCAGCACTATTGTCAATGAAATCAAATCCTTTCCAGGGCTAAGACACAGAAATGAATTTCTTGGCAAAATACATAATGTACTTTTTATCAACGATAGCAAAGCAACCAATGCAGAATCGACCGAAAAGGCAATTTTATCTTATAAAAACATATATTGGATTGTTGGCGGAAAAAGCAAAAAAGGCGGAATAGAATCATTAAGCAAGCATTTCACCAAGATTAGAAAAGCTTTTCTTATTGGAGAATCAACTGAAGTTTTTGCAAACATTATGGAGAACAAAATAGATTATATGAAGTGCTATAATCTAGAAAACGCATTTAAACTGGCTTTTGAAGAGGCCATAAATAGCAAAGAAGAAGTAGCGATATTACTTTCTCCTGCATGTTCTTCTTTTGATCAGTGGAAAAATTTTGAAGAGCGCGGTGAAGCATTTTGCAGAATGTTTGAAAATCTCAGGTATAATTATATGTGATGTTTAGTATAATATTGTATGGAACAAAAGTTAATAGTAGATGAGCTGATTAAGGTTATTCCATTTGAAGGAATAAGTGATGCAACCTTATTGAAAGTGTGCACGAACCTTAACCTAGCCAATAGTTTTTGTAAATTTCAAAATGGAATATATAGTGCTTTGGAGTACATAGCAGAGGACTTAAATAGCTCAATGGAAACTGAACTTTGGAATTCCAATTTAGAAGATATGAAGGTAAGAGAGCGGATAAAGTTAGCTGTCCAAATACGCCTTTCAAACTATGCTAAGTTACAAAATTACAGAGAGTTTTTAAAAAATGTTTTATCATTCTCTATATTACCCAAAAATACATATTTTTCTAGTAAACTCTTGTACAGAACTGTTAGCGCGATTTGGTATGGCATTCATGATCAATCAACAGATTTTAACTACTATACAAAAAGAGCAATATTAGCTGGAGTGTACTTAAGTACGATACTTTTTTTTATCAATGATTATTCAGAAGATTTTGCAGATACCCTGTCGTTTCTTGACAAACGTATCAACAATGTCATGACATTTCAAAAATTCAAAACTCGCTTAAAAGGAATCATAGGAAATTTCTTATAAGCTATTGATTGTTGGTAGAAAAGTACTTGAACACAATCCTGAAAAGGTTTGTGAAAATAAAAATGTTCATGCTGATCATAAAGAACATTTAGTTTATCGTGAGGATAATAATGGTATAACAAAATACAACAGTTACGAAGAAAAAGAAAATAAATTTATTGAAGAAGCGCATGAATATTTAATAGACTCTGAATTTAATAAAAATTTTGATCTAGGGCAGTACAGAATAAGTAATTTCTCCGGAAACTTGACGAAAATAGAACTGGAACTCATCAATGAAAAGTATATGAAAGTTCAAGTTAATAGAGAAAGAAAAATTATTCTCGCTATACCGTAGGTGCGTTCCAAAATTATACTGAAGTTTTTATTGCACTCAAAATCTTCGTTTTTCCTAATCTCTAGAATTATCAATGCATCATCACTTAACCAGCCTGAGCGAGCTAGTCCATTCAACGTTGATTCAACTAGATTGCTATTGTAAGGTGGGTCTATAAAAACTATATCGCACTTTGAAGTAGGCCTTGGTAATCCGTTAGCATTGCAACAAATTAACGTGATATCGTTCGTAATTCCAAAATCTTCTGCTGTTTTTTTAGGCAGTTGCAAATTGTAATAATCTGAATCTACCATAAATGCATGTTTAGCACCTCGAGAAAGCGCTTCAAATGAAAAAGAGGCACTTCCACAGAATAAATCAAGCACATTCAAGTTATCAATAGGTTTTCTTGAAGAAAGTGTACTAAATATTGCTTCTCGGACGATACTCATAGTTGGCCGTGCAGCTAAATGCTTGTCTGTGGTTATTTTTCTTCCACGATATTTGCCTGCAGTAACACGTAGCATATAGAATAAGCTCCAAATTAACTAATTATTTAATAATACACATTTAATGTCAACATGGCTTTAGTAGTCTAATAGAGAGAAAGTTGCTTGTGGAGAAGTGCAAGATCAATCGCCTTTCTTTGATTTATTTGCTATACTCACTGCACGACCAATCTCGTCTTGTAAATCATCATGGTTATTTTTTTCATCATGACTTAGCCCTTCAATTCTACTTTCTAACTCTAACTTAATTATAGTATTGATTTTCTCTATATTATCGAGGAAATTGTGACACTCTTCATCACTATATTCCTCACCAGATGCTTTTTTTTCTATAAATAGACTTTTGAACCCTATTAGATCAGAACTCTGATCGGCATTCAACACAATATTTCTCTCTATAAAACTAAGATCTGATAGTAACAAACTAACCTCTAATAGATCTTCACTTTCAATGTTTGCAAGATTATCAAGATCGTCTAAAATAGAGAACATCTTAAGCTCCTTCTGTGCAATTTCTTTGTCTTCTTTGTCAAATTCTGACGATAGCCCTTTATCATCTATAAGTCTCTCATTCAGAGCTTTATTTAACTTTGAAAGACTAACATCACCTTGCTTAGTGCTATCTAGTAACAAATCTACCCTCGCTCTGCGCGCATTTAAAACATCATTGTAATCGTTTAACTTGATATTACCATCTTCGTCTTGCTGAAGACCATAATAACTTAGCCCTTTGAAATTACGATTCTTCATCATTCTCTATGTTCTCATTCCTTTCATTATCTTGACGCTCTCTATCTTCTCCGGCACGTATAGCTTCTGTAGTGTTTTTTAGGGTTTCTGGTTCCGTACCTAATTTTCGATTTGATTGATTAGGCTTATTTTCTTTTGATGATTCATCTTCTTCTGGTTCTCTCTTGCGGCCAATAGTGTAGTCATGAAGCTTCTCAAGAAATTCCCGTCTATATGTTTTTGCTCTATAGAGTAGATTATGCTGGTAACCATCCTTTTCTCCTGTAGCAGGGTTAATTCCTATAGAGTCGAGACCATGTTCCCAAGTAAACTTCATAGCATCTTCTATTGTATAGCCCAAATGTGATCCTACATATCCTTTATAATATTCTAAATATTTATCAATTCTTCTACGTGCAATATCTTCTTTATCAATTCCAAACGCCCTGTAGATTTTTTCCTCAAGCTTATCAACATCATTTTTAGGTAATGTTGCAAATTTTGTTGCTTCAATAGTAGCACCTACAAGCTTACGTGGCACATTAATAGCATATTTCAGCACACCCCCAACTCCTGGTATTCTACCTAGCAAATTAGCTGTACCTCCAGCTAATCTGTCCGGTACATGAGTAGCCCAATTACCTAAAGACTCTAGCCCTCCACCAATTTTATCTTGCATCTGTTGTTTTAATCCCTGCATTAAACCAGTCACAGGTGATGATTGATACATACTAGATATATTGTAAACACCAAACCCACCACCGGCAATGCTTGAGCCCATCTGTTGTACAAACTCCTTCAAAGAAAACATCAAAAACGAAAGCAAGAACAATACAAAGATCTCTCCTGCGTTGATTAAATAACCTCTCTGTATGTCTTGCACCCTTTGGTAATCACTATTTTCTTTATAATTTTTGCAATCCTCACAATCTTTACATTTCTTACAGTATTCACTGTTGGGATCCTTATATAAATCATGAAGTTTCAGTATTCTACAACCTTGTTTTTTTATCGCACTCCGCACTAAAGATCTTATTTCATTAATTATTTCCCTATAACTATTGCATTTATTTATATCTTGACAGTAGCGTTTTATTATTTCACTAACATCACCTATCCTTTTCTCTATATTGTTGATCAGTAATATAATGTCAGCCCTCTCTGATGCATGAGATAAACTATTTGTTAAGCGTACTAGATCTTTTGCACTACAGCCATTACTAACTATCATATCACTTTCCGCAATATAGTGGTCTGCTGGATTATCTTTAGTTCCAGGAATTGGATTAAAGAAAGGATAATCTATATAACGAAAACCTTTATTAATGTAATCTGGTGGAAGAGGGATATATCCAGTGCCACCAGTAAACTTTACTGTACCACCTATTCTGCTTAGTTTTTCTATACCTTCTATATTCTTATCTACGTTCAATGGAGAAGCCTCTCCAATAGCATAAGGTACAAAAATTTGCCCTGGAGTCCAGCTAAAGTATTCTTTATCAATTATACAAAAACCACCAAATACCCATCTTGGAGCACATAACTTTATTTCAAGCCATTTATTATAGCACACAGTAAAGCCTAACTGTTTATAAAAGGTATTCATTATCATCGCAGCAAGTAATGACAGCAGGGTAAATATCATAATTGATTGCAAACAGAAACTAATACAGAATTTTATCCAACCCTCAAATAGACTTTTCAGTGGTGAAAATAAAATAGAGATTAGGAATAGCGGCATTATAGCTACAAGAAAAGCTATACCCATAAAACCAGAAAGGAATATTATGTAAGCATACATACACAGCAGGAAATATAAGACAATCCCTATAAAAATTGCCGGTATCATAAGGAGACTTGCCCACATTTGATAATGTAAAAATGCTGCAAACTTTTTCCAAACAGAGTAAGCAAAAAACTTATTAAACATATCCTCCATGAAGCTAAACAATTTAGCTTCATTTCCTTGAGCAACGTTTGAATTACCTCCGGTGTTCATGTTGGGAGCAAAATTAGTAACTATGCTTATCAATTGTTCAAGACCTTTGACAAATAAAACAAGAAAATGATCATAGAAAAATCTAAAACTTCCAGGAGATATAAGCACTATTACTAGAGTGATTTTCATCATTCTGATGAGCATATCATGCTTAGTTTCTCTTATCATTCCAAAAAGATAAAGAAGCGATGAAATCACTATAAATAGAACAAGCAAGGAAAGAACAAAATTGTGAAAGCTCGTACTTCTTTCAGCTATATTTTGAAACATAGCTTGTGCAGATGCAGGATCATTGCTATCAAAATGCTTTTTACAATTTTCGTTAATCAATAATACACATTTTAGATAGTTATAAACGTAATCAAAAAATCCAAAGGTACTTGGTTTCTGCACTCCGCTCAAAAATTCAAAAGAGTAGCCACCTGCATTATCTAGATAATATCTATCTAATATCTTTACATATATTTTCCATCCTTTTTCTAACCTCACCGTATTACAATTCCTGTCCTGTAATGTGGTGTTATCTCTGTCTAAAGTAAAAAGCCCACTTCCATCTTCCGCTACGGAATTGTAACCTAGATGTACAGTAGGAGACTCAGGGTTACGCATGGATTTTAAATTTTCGTTAGGACTAGAATCGCTAGGCCTTTTAAATAAAAGATAAGCACCATGGCCGTTAGTAAACCAACATGGAGCACCGCGTTTTTCTCTGTTATCATCTTCACTAATACACTTGCAATTTACAGTACAACTTGCATTAGGACTACTTGAAATTTTTTGTGTACTAGATTCGTAATCATTACAAATTAAGCAAAAGTCAGGCAAACTATTATCGCCTTGTTTACCTTCAAACTTAGTCGCATATTTTAGCTGTTCCAAGCTTTGCAAATTATAACTACCTTTAGATTCTTTATTATTATTACTCCAAGACGTCCATGCACCATTTACTCGTACTACTAAACTATCTCCATTGGTTTCAAATCCAGTATCTTTCCACTTCACCACTTGATTAGGGTGAAAACCATAATTGATTTCTCCGGTTTCAGGATCAATAGGTTCTCCACTTTCACCTTCTGGAAAAAACGCATCATGACCGATTGGAAAATGAGCACCAATTGCAATAGGTTCAGGACCAAAATAATCAGCAGATATACATCTTGGAAAAGGCATATCATTCTTACCACAACCTGTAACCAGAACACAGATTACCAAAATTAATAACCTAAACCAACATTTGCCTAAGCGTGATTGCATACCTAAACTTTTTCCAATACAGAATAAATTTCTAAAACCTTACTTCAAATATCTTTTTAATTAGTTACTCCATATATCTCATCAATCTTCCTTGACTTATCCTTTTGTTTTATCAGAATCCTTTTGCTTATCTGGCTGGCTTAGTGTTTCAGATTTGCTCGTTTTTTCGCCAGAACTCCCTTTCTCATCTGCTTGCTTTGGTGTATCAGGCAATTTAGCTTCAATTTTGCTACGATCTTTACTCATTCCCTGCTTGATGTTATGTATCATATTTTGGGTTCTATCATCAAGGCCAACAGTTGACAGCATAGCTTGTGATGCGCTCCTAGAAATATGACTAACACTTTGGGCAACTCCATAACCAGAGCTGAACAACGCCTGCGCCATAGTTTCTGATATAGAAACAAAAGCTTCCATTGCACTAGCAATGATGAGATATATAAATGCCTGGATTAGATCTATAGGTAATGCTGCAAAGTGCCCACCAGCCCTTTCTCCAGTACTGAGCGCAACATCAACACTAGTACCAGGACTATACCCAAGAGGTAATATTGATTTCATAAGACACAGATCATACGATAAAAAATTTACACTAATTAAGCATTGATAGCATGCAGAAAAATTTGTGAGGTTGTATAGAACTGAATACATTAACTGGTTTAAAAGAGACAAGGATGAAAATAAAATGACTGGTTGCAATGAAACATGAGCCAGCGTTTTT includes:
- a CDS encoding COQ9 family protein; the protein is MEQKLIVDELIKVIPFEGISDATLLKVCTNLNLANSFCKFQNGIYSALEYIAEDLNSSMETELWNSNLEDMKVRERIKLAVQIRLSNYAKLQNYREFLKNVLSFSILPKNTYFSSKLLYRTVSAIWYGIHDQSTDFNYYTKRAILAGVYLSTILFFINDYSEDFADTLSFLDKRINNVMTFQKFKTRLKGIIGNFL
- the rsmD gene encoding 16S rRNA (guanine(966)-N(2))-methyltransferase RsmD, translating into MLRVTAGKYRGRKITTDKHLAARPTMSIVREAIFSTLSSRKPIDNLNVLDLFCGSASFSFEALSRGAKHAFMVDSDYYNLQLPKKTAEDFGITNDITLICCNANGLPRPTSKCDIVFIDPPYNSNLVESTLNGLARSGWLSDDALIILEIRKNEDFECNKNFSIILERTYGIARIIFLSLLT
- a CDS encoding type IV secretion system protein, which gives rise to MQSRLGKCWFRLLILVICVLVTGCGKNDMPFPRCISADYFGPEPIAIGAHFPIGHDAFFPEGESGEPIDPETGEINYGFHPNQVVKWKDTGFETNGDSLVVRVNGAWTSWSNNNKESKGSYNLQSLEQLKYATKFEGKQGDNSLPDFCLICNDYESSTQKISSSPNASCTVNCKCISEDDNREKRGAPCWFTNGHGAYLLFKRPSDSSPNENLKSMRNPESPTVHLGYNSVAEDGSGLFTLDRDNTTLQDRNCNTVRLEKGWKIYVKILDRYYLDNAGGYSFEFLSGVQKPSTFGFFDYVYNYLKCVLLINENCKKHFDSNDPASAQAMFQNIAERSTSFHNFVLSLLVLFIVISSLLYLFGMIRETKHDMLIRMMKITLVIVLISPGSFRFFYDHFLVLFVKGLEQLISIVTNFAPNMNTGGNSNVAQGNEAKLFSFMEDMFNKFFAYSVWKKFAAFLHYQMWASLLMIPAIFIGIVLYFLLCMYAYIIFLSGFMGIAFLVAIMPLFLISILFSPLKSLFEGWIKFCISFCLQSIMIFTLLSLLAAMIMNTFYKQLGFTVCYNKWLEIKLCAPRWVFGGFCIIDKEYFSWTPGQIFVPYAIGEASPLNVDKNIEGIEKLSRIGGTVKFTGGTGYIPLPPDYINKGFRYIDYPFFNPIPGTKDNPADHYIAESDMIVSNGCSAKDLVRLTNSLSHASERADIILLINNIEKRIGDVSEIIKRYCQDINKCNSYREIINEIRSLVRSAIKKQGCRILKLHDLYKDPNSEYCKKCKDCEDCKNYKENSDYQRVQDIQRGYLINAGEIFVLFLLSFLMFSLKEFVQQMGSSIAGGGFGVYNISSMYQSSPVTGLMQGLKQQMQDKIGGGLESLGNWATHVPDRLAGGTANLLGRIPGVGGVLKYAINVPRKLVGATIEATKFATLPKNDVDKLEEKIYRAFGIDKEDIARRRIDKYLEYYKGYVGSHLGYTIEDAMKFTWEHGLDSIGINPATGEKDGYQHNLLYRAKTYRREFLEKLHDYTIGRKREPEEDESSKENKPNQSNRKLGTEPETLKNTTEAIRAGEDRERQDNERNENIENDEES